A section of the Spirosoma pollinicola genome encodes:
- a CDS encoding GNAT family N-acetyltransferase, producing the protein MNSDYTISDDKSKLNLEVIHRFLSQEAYWCKNIPVEIVQRSIENSLCFGVYQGDEQVGFARVITDSATFGYLADVFILPEHRGKGLSKQLMTHIMAYPPLQGLRRLMLVTFDAHGLYEQFGFKPIDTPENTMSIKAFTEY; encoded by the coding sequence AGCGATGACAAATCGAAACTCAATCTTGAGGTGATTCACCGCTTTTTGAGTCAGGAAGCGTATTGGTGCAAGAACATTCCGGTTGAGATTGTCCAGCGGTCCATTGAGAACTCGCTTTGTTTCGGTGTTTATCAGGGCGATGAGCAGGTTGGGTTTGCCAGGGTCATTACTGATTCGGCTACATTCGGCTATCTGGCTGATGTGTTCATTTTGCCAGAGCACCGAGGTAAGGGATTATCGAAACAATTGATGACTCACATTATGGCGTATCCACCCTTACAGGGCCTGCGCCGACTTATGCTGGTTACATTTGATGCTCACGGCTTATACGAGCAATTTGGTTTCAAACCAATTGATACGCCCGAAAATACGATGTCTATTAAAGCTTTTACCGAGTACTAA
- a CDS encoding ABC transporter ATP-binding protein, with translation MAKRGGSFGEEANEEDKKKFSRDGFKKALSIFRFVKPYRVQYIIGFVFLILSTGTTMSFGLLIGQITSVIQGKSAFTLNQVTLFFVGVLVAQAIFSFFRIYFFSQVSERAMADVRRAAYSKIITLPIPFFEKRRVGELTSRISADISQLQDVLTLTVAELFRQVGTLTIGTAIIFYVSWKLTLFMLATFPVIIVAAMFFGRFIRKLSKKAQDLLAQANIIVEETLQSVNVVKAFTNEKLEINRYGSALQLVVNTALHAARYRGIFVSFVIFALFGGIIGVVWYGGSLVMSNEMPFADLLTFIVYTTFIGGSVAGMGDLYAQLQKTIGSSERILEILEEPSEVDAAEETPLFVPVLGHVQFNDVRFSYPSRPDIAVLKGISLDVAAGRKIALVGQSGAGKSTIVQLLMRYYQIASGKITVDDRDLSGFNVTELRKNIAVVPQEVMLFGGTILENIQYGKPGASETEVREAARKANALQFIDSFPEGLQTIVGERGVKLSGGQRQRIAIARAILKDPAILILDEATSSLDAESERLVQEALDILMQNRTTIIIAHRLATIRKVDMIYVMREGQIAESGTHDELATQEDGIYANLVKLQFETTE, from the coding sequence ATGGCAAAAAGGGGAGGAAGTTTTGGCGAAGAAGCCAACGAGGAAGATAAAAAGAAGTTTAGTCGCGATGGGTTCAAAAAAGCCCTGAGCATATTCCGCTTCGTAAAACCCTATCGGGTTCAATACATAATCGGGTTTGTGTTCCTGATCCTGTCGACGGGTACAACCATGAGTTTCGGGTTGCTCATCGGGCAGATTACGAGCGTTATTCAGGGGAAATCGGCCTTTACGCTGAATCAGGTCACCCTGTTTTTTGTGGGGGTTCTGGTTGCACAGGCTATTTTCTCGTTCTTTCGGATTTATTTTTTCTCGCAGGTGAGCGAGCGGGCAATGGCCGATGTACGTCGGGCGGCTTACAGCAAAATTATTACCCTACCCATTCCGTTCTTCGAGAAACGGCGTGTGGGCGAATTAACGAGCCGGATCTCTGCCGATATTTCGCAGTTACAGGATGTGCTGACATTGACCGTTGCTGAACTGTTTCGGCAGGTGGGTACGCTGACCATTGGTACCGCAATCATTTTTTACGTTTCCTGGAAGCTGACGCTGTTTATGCTCGCAACTTTCCCGGTCATCATCGTAGCCGCCATGTTCTTCGGGCGGTTCATTCGCAAACTGTCGAAGAAGGCGCAGGATTTGCTGGCCCAAGCCAATATAATCGTTGAGGAAACGCTTCAGTCAGTGAACGTAGTGAAGGCGTTTACGAATGAAAAACTGGAAATAAACCGATACGGCAGTGCCTTACAACTGGTTGTCAATACGGCTTTGCACGCAGCCCGCTACCGGGGTATATTCGTTTCCTTCGTGATCTTTGCACTCTTCGGGGGTATCATTGGCGTGGTCTGGTATGGCGGTTCGCTGGTTATGTCAAACGAAATGCCCTTTGCCGACCTACTGACATTTATTGTTTACACAACCTTTATCGGCGGCTCCGTAGCGGGCATGGGCGATCTATACGCTCAGTTGCAAAAAACAATTGGCTCATCGGAACGGATTCTGGAAATTCTGGAAGAACCATCCGAAGTTGATGCCGCTGAGGAAACGCCCTTGTTTGTTCCGGTACTGGGTCATGTTCAGTTTAACGATGTTCGGTTCTCATACCCATCCCGCCCGGATATCGCCGTGTTGAAAGGCATCTCGCTCGATGTGGCTGCCGGACGGAAAATTGCTCTGGTTGGACAAAGTGGAGCTGGGAAATCGACAATTGTCCAGTTGCTGATGCGCTATTATCAAATTGCCAGCGGCAAAATCACCGTCGATGATCGCGACCTGTCGGGCTTCAACGTAACGGAACTACGTAAAAACATTGCTGTCGTACCGCAGGAGGTAATGCTATTTGGCGGTACAATTCTGGAAAATATTCAATATGGTAAACCCGGCGCATCGGAAACGGAAGTACGCGAAGCAGCTCGGAAAGCCAATGCGTTACAATTTATTGACTCGTTCCCCGAAGGTTTACAGACCATTGTTGGCGAACGGGGCGTTAAACTATCGGGTGGTCAGCGACAACGAATTGCTATTGCGCGTGCCATTTTGAAAGATCCCGCCATTCTGATTCTGGACGAAGCAACAAGTTCGCTTGATGCCGAGTCGGAGCGGCTGGTTCAGGAAGCCCTAGATATTCTGATGCAAAACCGGACAACGATCATCATTGCTCACCGACTGGCTACCATCCGCAAAGTAGATATGATTTACGTGATGCGCGAAGGCCAGATTGCCGAATCGGGTACGCACGATGAACTGGCAACCCAGGAGGACGGCATCTACGCAAATCTGGTTAAATTGCAGTTTGAGACAACAGAATAA
- a CDS encoding porin family protein produces the protein MKKVAGFGLILVIMVAGSAWSQSTSPALYQMRTKESSVTEKRFRKILGDNYDGQDKNRKEYDDDRKRRRKKQQTTTDNQAENNGYGSGPDYQWPSHLIEMGIRFAPSLDINTAEGNGTYAGFRNNGAGVRMSVGPTLDYFFFKDRYAFSTGLFYTIKRSGFQMPGSFGQTVWNPGAPEKESIYNLQYLQIPATVKLFANNIGPNMRLYIQTGGLLSIKLAEHAVEPARNGLYMAESGGTRRQYGFGDIELLLGAGVQYKINQNNAFNIGMSYQRGLVNVARGSDLTSKNRVVSLDLGFKF, from the coding sequence ATGAAAAAAGTTGCAGGGTTTGGATTGATTTTGGTCATAATGGTGGCTGGCAGCGCCTGGTCGCAGTCTACATCGCCCGCTTTATACCAGATGAGAACAAAGGAATCGAGCGTTACGGAGAAGCGATTCCGTAAAATATTGGGTGATAATTATGACGGTCAGGACAAGAATCGTAAAGAATATGACGACGACCGCAAACGCCGTCGGAAGAAACAACAGACAACAACAGACAACCAGGCAGAAAATAACGGCTATGGCTCCGGCCCCGATTATCAGTGGCCCAGTCACCTGATCGAAATGGGTATTCGCTTTGCCCCATCGCTCGACATTAACACAGCCGAAGGAAACGGCACGTATGCAGGGTTTCGCAACAACGGCGCAGGCGTTCGGATGAGTGTTGGCCCAACGCTCGATTACTTTTTCTTCAAGGACCGCTACGCATTTAGTACGGGTCTTTTTTACACCATAAAGCGGTCAGGTTTTCAGATGCCCGGTTCGTTTGGTCAAACCGTCTGGAATCCCGGCGCACCCGAAAAAGAGTCTATTTACAATTTGCAGTACCTGCAAATTCCGGCAACGGTGAAGTTGTTTGCCAATAACATTGGTCCCAACATGCGTCTGTACATTCAAACAGGTGGCTTATTAAGCATCAAATTAGCTGAGCATGCTGTAGAGCCAGCCCGAAACGGCCTTTATATGGCTGAAAGTGGCGGTACCCGACGGCAGTATGGCTTCGGAGATATAGAGTTGCTGCTAGGTGCGGGCGTACAATACAAAATCAACCAGAACAACGCGTTTAACATTGGGATGAGTTATCAGCGCGGCTTAGTTAACGTGGCGCGGGGGAGTGACCTGACGTCAAAAAACCGGGTTGTCTCGCTGGATTTAGGGTTTAAGTTTTAA
- a CDS encoding Fur family transcriptional regulator, whose amino-acid sequence MTPAYKTLKDFNLRHTNGREEVLDLFLNAGHALAHNDVENGLGSDHDRVTIYRTLRTFLDKGLLHKVLDDEGGTKYALCRDNCSAGHHHHDHVHFKCETCGQTTCLDKVSIPSIALPEGYNRKEMNLLIQGVCQECNK is encoded by the coding sequence ATGACCCCTGCCTATAAAACCTTGAAAGACTTCAACCTCCGTCATACCAATGGCCGGGAGGAGGTGCTCGATTTGTTTCTGAACGCAGGTCACGCACTGGCGCATAACGATGTCGAAAACGGCCTTGGTTCTGATCACGACCGCGTAACGATTTATCGGACGCTCCGCACGTTTTTAGACAAAGGTCTTTTGCACAAGGTGCTGGATGATGAAGGCGGCACTAAATATGCCCTTTGCCGCGACAACTGTTCGGCTGGTCATCACCACCACGACCATGTACACTTCAAGTGCGAAACCTGCGGTCAAACGACGTGTTTGGATAAAGTCAGTATTCCGTCTATCGCCTTGCCAGAGGGCTATAATCGTAAGGAAATGAACCTGCTCATACAGGGTGTATGTCAGGAGTGTAATAAGTAA
- a CDS encoding MutS-related protein — MPPETTFLERQQQFSQKEQAAQRKHNQLAFWRLIWFVGSIAAVWGLARLDQQLAAVGALLVGLIGFLVLLKMHQRVKYERDLNHQLVFVNQDEAARLKRQYLRPETGEQFASPTHYYAGDLDVFGKHSLFRLLNRTHTYDGQKRLSAWLKAPSLPDSIRLRQEAAAELNPQIDWRQQFEALAYVEPTISQSPEALMEWATAETSPVPGYLTIVRFVFPVITLSLFVAWLLGYVQGAAVLLALAGHALVLTQTSAKAKEVSEQTFEISTALKAFRALLQQAEQLNGKTVRLRAIHQELTADKQSASEAIGQLGRLTEGLNFRRNPYFFLLFGVATLWDIHYLLRLERWRQTYGPVLNYWLDALGELEALNSLAGFSFAHPSYATPDIVDDEFVLEITSAAHPLLAQNNSVANSLIVRGSGKTILITGSNMSGKSTFLRTVGTNVVLALAGAVVRAERFWCSPVQVFTSMRTQDSLEESTSSFYAELKRLQTLIGLTKADKSPKGLPVLYFLDEILKGTNSADRHRGAEALIRQLHHTTASGFVSTHDLELGQLTDADGFVRNYHFQSDLNNGELVFDYKLRDGICKSFNASQLMRAIGIEMDAVKK, encoded by the coding sequence ATGCCCCCGGAAACAACTTTTCTCGAACGCCAACAGCAATTCAGTCAGAAAGAACAGGCTGCTCAACGAAAACACAATCAATTAGCGTTCTGGCGGCTTATCTGGTTTGTGGGAAGCATAGCCGCCGTTTGGGGACTTGCCCGGCTTGATCAACAACTGGCCGCCGTTGGTGCCTTATTGGTCGGCCTCATCGGCTTTCTGGTATTACTCAAAATGCACCAGCGCGTTAAATACGAACGCGATTTGAACCATCAACTGGTGTTTGTTAATCAGGACGAAGCAGCCCGTCTGAAACGCCAGTATCTGCGTCCCGAAACTGGCGAGCAATTTGCTAGCCCCACCCATTACTATGCCGGTGATCTCGACGTGTTTGGAAAGCACTCTCTTTTTCGTCTCTTAAACCGCACTCATACCTACGATGGCCAGAAACGGCTGTCTGCCTGGCTCAAAGCACCTTCGTTACCCGATTCCATCCGATTACGCCAGGAGGCCGCAGCAGAGCTTAATCCGCAAATTGACTGGCGTCAGCAGTTTGAAGCTTTAGCGTATGTTGAACCGACAATCAGCCAATCGCCCGAAGCGCTTATGGAATGGGCAACTGCCGAAACATCGCCGGTGCCAGGTTACCTAACGATTGTTCGCTTTGTCTTCCCTGTCATTACGCTAAGTTTGTTTGTTGCCTGGCTACTGGGTTATGTACAGGGTGCCGCTGTACTACTGGCATTGGCCGGACATGCGTTAGTACTTACGCAAACATCGGCGAAGGCCAAAGAAGTGAGCGAACAGACTTTCGAGATCTCAACTGCACTAAAGGCATTTCGGGCTCTTTTACAGCAAGCCGAACAACTCAACGGCAAAACGGTTCGGTTGCGGGCTATTCATCAGGAACTAACAGCCGACAAACAATCGGCTTCAGAAGCGATCGGGCAACTGGGCCGATTGACCGAAGGCTTGAATTTTCGGCGAAACCCCTATTTCTTTTTATTGTTTGGTGTAGCAACGCTTTGGGACATTCACTACCTGCTTCGACTCGAACGCTGGCGGCAAACCTATGGGCCCGTGCTTAATTACTGGCTCGACGCTCTTGGCGAACTGGAAGCCCTGAATAGCCTGGCCGGTTTCTCGTTTGCGCACCCGTCGTATGCTACGCCTGACATCGTCGATGATGAGTTTGTCCTGGAAATTACATCGGCAGCACATCCATTGTTGGCTCAGAATAATAGTGTTGCCAACTCGCTCATCGTAAGAGGTTCTGGTAAAACCATCTTGATTACCGGCTCCAATATGTCGGGGAAAAGTACGTTTCTGCGCACGGTGGGTACAAATGTCGTGCTGGCGCTGGCAGGAGCTGTTGTGCGAGCCGAGCGGTTCTGGTGTTCGCCCGTGCAGGTGTTTACAAGCATGCGTACACAGGACTCACTTGAGGAAAGTACCTCGTCGTTTTATGCCGAACTCAAGCGGCTTCAAACCCTTATTGGCCTGACAAAAGCTGATAAATCACCGAAGGGTTTGCCTGTTCTTTATTTTCTGGATGAAATTCTGAAGGGTACTAACTCCGCCGACCGTCATCGGGGCGCAGAGGCACTTATTAGGCAGCTACACCACACAACGGCTTCGGGCTTTGTTTCAACTCACGATCTTGAGTTAGGCCAGTTAACGGATGCCGACGGCTTCGTTCGCAATTATCACTTCCAATCCGATCTTAACAACGGCGAACTCGTGTTTGATTACAAACTTCGCGACGGCATTTGCAAGAGTTTCAATGCCAGCCAGCTCATGCGGGCCATTGGTATAGAAATGGATGCCGTAAAGAAATAA
- the hisF gene encoding imidazole glycerol phosphate synthase subunit HisF: MLTKRIIPCLDIKDGRTVKGTNFVNLRDAGDPVALAAIYAEEGADELVFLDITATVDERKTLIELVRNVAHTINIPFTVGGGISSVADVSALLNAGADKISINSSAVRNPDLINQLALEFGSQCVVVAIDTRFVNGEHIVHTHGGRKPTELRTIAWARELENRGAGEILLTSMDTDGTKAGFALELTAQISGAANIPVIASGGAGTMDHFVDVFTTGKADAGLAASIFHFKEIGIPDLKGYLREKGIEMRITS; this comes from the coding sequence ATGCTGACAAAACGAATCATTCCCTGCCTCGATATTAAAGACGGTCGCACCGTAAAAGGAACCAACTTCGTTAACCTCCGCGATGCTGGCGACCCAGTTGCTCTTGCCGCCATTTATGCCGAAGAAGGTGCCGACGAGCTTGTCTTTCTGGACATTACGGCCACTGTCGATGAGCGTAAAACGCTTATTGAACTCGTGCGTAACGTGGCGCATACCATCAATATACCCTTTACAGTTGGCGGAGGAATCTCATCGGTTGCCGATGTGTCGGCTTTGCTCAACGCAGGTGCCGATAAAATTTCGATCAACTCATCAGCCGTTCGTAACCCGGATTTGATAAACCAACTGGCGCTGGAGTTTGGGAGTCAGTGTGTGGTGGTCGCCATTGATACGCGCTTTGTAAATGGCGAGCACATCGTTCACACGCATGGCGGACGCAAGCCAACCGAGTTACGCACAATTGCCTGGGCCAGGGAACTGGAAAATAGGGGAGCGGGCGAAATTCTGTTGACCTCAATGGATACCGATGGCACCAAAGCGGGATTTGCTCTTGAACTGACCGCTCAGATTTCGGGAGCCGCTAATATTCCGGTCATCGCATCGGGTGGGGCGGGTACGATGGATCACTTTGTCGATGTATTCACCACCGGTAAAGCCGACGCTGGACTAGCCGCCAGTATCTTCCACTTTAAAGAGATTGGTATTCCCGATCTGAAAGGGTATTTGCGGGAGAAAGGTATTGAAATGCGGATTACGAGTTAA
- a CDS encoding site-specific integrase, with amino-acid sequence MATINIVLRKEKKKDGTFPLAIRITKDRKSSYIYFDYSIKSDDWDADKQRVKKSYPNSTWLNNFLSTKKLEAEKQAIELETQKSHVSSHAVRQRIKPSTGSTFFAQADLYLQRLKEAGKYNQYTADKPRVKHFKEFIKQDIALPEITVAVLERFKGHIRTKLNLSERSAINHIVMMRSVFSHAIKEGAVDEKFYPFGKGKMKIKFPDSSKVGLNQDELERLETVSLEGQPHHVRNLWLFSYYLAGVRISDVLRLRWSDFQNDRLHYEMGKNNKGGSLKVPDKALQITAQYKAFQRNKDDLVFPELKDVNLDDKFITERTIAFKTSAIDKCLKKYVAPAAGIEKTLTMHIARHSFAQNAGDKIPLQRVHFKLSLRGHCVIEGFDMFSNQLPAFAHKASA; translated from the coding sequence ATGGCAACTATCAATATTGTACTTCGCAAGGAAAAGAAAAAGGATGGTACCTTTCCCCTTGCCATTCGCATTACCAAAGATCGTAAATCTTCTTATATCTATTTCGATTACAGTATAAAGTCTGATGATTGGGACGCCGATAAACAGCGCGTCAAAAAATCATATCCGAACAGCACCTGGCTTAACAACTTTTTGTCAACCAAAAAGCTGGAAGCAGAAAAACAGGCCATAGAACTCGAAACGCAGAAATCACATGTCTCATCCCATGCCGTTCGGCAAAGGATCAAACCATCCACAGGATCAACTTTCTTTGCCCAGGCTGATCTGTATCTGCAACGTCTGAAAGAGGCTGGCAAATACAATCAGTACACGGCTGACAAGCCGCGCGTCAAGCACTTTAAAGAATTTATAAAACAGGATATTGCCTTACCGGAAATCACCGTTGCGGTGCTGGAACGGTTCAAAGGTCATATCCGTACGAAACTCAATCTTTCAGAACGATCGGCTATCAACCACATCGTCATGATGCGCTCGGTCTTTAGTCACGCTATTAAAGAAGGTGCGGTTGACGAGAAGTTTTATCCATTTGGCAAAGGAAAAATGAAGATCAAGTTTCCTGACTCGTCCAAGGTCGGCCTGAATCAAGATGAGTTAGAACGTCTTGAAACAGTTTCTCTCGAAGGCCAGCCGCACCATGTACGGAACCTTTGGCTATTCTCTTACTACTTGGCCGGGGTGCGGATCAGCGATGTGTTGCGTCTGCGATGGAGCGACTTCCAAAACGACCGGCTGCATTACGAGATGGGCAAGAACAATAAAGGCGGCTCGCTCAAGGTGCCGGACAAGGCACTTCAGATCACGGCGCAATACAAGGCATTTCAGCGCAATAAGGATGACTTGGTCTTTCCTGAACTTAAAGATGTCAACCTTGACGACAAGTTCATTACGGAACGTACGATTGCCTTCAAGACCAGTGCTATCGATAAATGTTTGAAGAAGTATGTAGCACCTGCCGCCGGAATCGAAAAGACGCTAACCATGCATATTGCCCGTCATTCGTTCGCCCAAAACGCTGGCGACAAGATACCGTTGCAAAGGGTGCATTTCAAATTGTCGCTACGCGGCCATTGCGTAATTGAAGGGTTCGATATGTTTTCTAACCAACTCCCAGCGTTCGCTCATAAAGCAAGTGCGTAG
- the gldB gene encoding gliding motility lipoprotein GldB has product MQIRLAIVGLFCLFLVSSCTKNEDVALIRLDQQLFSAKSPDSVRALLNRNQAVSQLYFNANGAGNDTALIHDLTNRVNNPALNELNNQIQAEYGDMADLKKQLAEAFTNIKKDFPDFKAPKVATIVTGFLGPDLVVTDSLVVIGIDYFAGPKAKYRPPGQEFPQYILRRYQKEYIVPAIVFAISDKYNATNRADQTMLADMVYYGKGYVFTKAMLPEVADSLVIGYSDKQLTETFNAQDVVWAHFIDNQLLYQTSPAIKQRYLNERPFTAEIGQACPGAIGRWVGWRIVGRYHEEHSGVSVPDLMRNADARQIFEQSGYKGQKE; this is encoded by the coding sequence ATGCAAATACGATTGGCCATTGTAGGCCTTTTTTGTCTCTTTTTGGTGTCTTCCTGTACTAAAAATGAAGACGTTGCCCTTATCCGGCTTGATCAACAACTCTTTTCCGCTAAATCGCCCGATAGCGTTCGGGCCTTGCTCAATCGGAATCAGGCTGTCTCTCAATTGTACTTTAACGCGAATGGAGCCGGAAATGATACGGCACTCATTCATGATTTGACCAACCGGGTCAATAACCCGGCCCTTAATGAACTCAATAACCAGATTCAGGCCGAGTACGGCGACATGGCCGATCTGAAAAAACAACTGGCCGAAGCCTTTACGAACATCAAAAAAGATTTTCCCGACTTCAAAGCACCCAAAGTAGCTACCATCGTAACGGGTTTTCTTGGCCCTGATCTGGTCGTTACCGACAGCCTTGTTGTTATCGGAATCGACTATTTTGCCGGACCAAAAGCCAAATACCGCCCACCAGGACAAGAGTTTCCGCAATACATCCTTCGCCGATATCAGAAAGAATACATCGTTCCGGCTATTGTCTTCGCCATCTCCGACAAATACAATGCAACCAATCGGGCCGACCAAACGATGCTGGCCGATATGGTGTATTATGGCAAAGGGTATGTATTTACAAAAGCAATGCTACCTGAAGTCGCCGACAGTCTGGTTATCGGTTATTCAGACAAACAATTGACCGAAACGTTTAATGCACAAGATGTTGTCTGGGCTCATTTTATTGATAATCAATTGTTATACCAAACAAGTCCTGCAATAAAACAGCGATATTTGAACGAGCGGCCCTTTACTGCCGAAATCGGACAAGCGTGTCCCGGTGCCATTGGTCGTTGGGTAGGCTGGCGAATTGTAGGGCGGTATCATGAAGAACACAGTGGCGTATCTGTTCCGGACTTGATGCGGAACGCCGACGCCCGACAAATTTTTGAACAGTCAGGTTATAAAGGACAGAAAGAATAG